In Streptomyces nojiriensis, one genomic interval encodes:
- a CDS encoding inositol monophosphatase family protein, producing the protein MIDEFLAHGLPDVEEAVRKAAAIEIMPRFRQLAEHEVDEKNGPHDLVTVADRKAEEYLTAALTRLLPGSAVVGEEAVHADPGVYAALRADAPVWIVDPVDGTRQFVNGDPAFCTLVALALRGEILASWTFAPALDELATAVRGQGAYVNGERIHSGSPEPGAALRVAIAHPLYTSDENKRTLARLDVPGVAARPCGSAGLEYLKVARGEMDGLAFTWPSAWDHAAGLLLVAEAGGTQSTVDGVPFRVDRDNALPFAVGRDEATTVRIRELLRGA; encoded by the coding sequence ATGATCGATGAGTTCCTGGCCCATGGCCTGCCCGATGTGGAAGAGGCCGTCCGCAAGGCGGCGGCGATCGAGATCATGCCGAGGTTCAGGCAGCTCGCCGAGCACGAGGTCGACGAGAAGAACGGCCCCCACGACCTGGTGACCGTGGCCGACCGCAAGGCCGAGGAGTACCTCACGGCGGCCCTGACGCGGCTGCTGCCCGGCTCCGCCGTGGTCGGCGAGGAGGCCGTGCACGCCGACCCCGGGGTGTACGCGGCGCTGCGCGCGGACGCCCCGGTGTGGATCGTCGACCCCGTCGACGGCACCCGCCAGTTCGTCAACGGCGACCCCGCGTTCTGCACCTTGGTCGCCCTGGCCCTGCGCGGGGAGATCCTCGCCTCCTGGACCTTCGCCCCGGCCCTGGACGAGCTGGCGACCGCCGTTCGCGGGCAGGGTGCGTACGTCAACGGCGAGCGGATCCACAGCGGTTCGCCGGAACCGGGCGCAGCGCTGCGGGTCGCCATCGCCCACCCGCTCTACACGAGTGACGAGAACAAGCGGACGCTGGCCCGGCTGGACGTGCCCGGGGTCGCGGCCCGCCCGTGCGGCTCGGCGGGCCTGGAGTACCTGAAGGTGGCCCGCGGCGAGATGGACGGCCTGGCCTTCACCTGGCCCTCTGCCTGGGACCACGCGGCCGGGCTGCTGCTGGTCGCCGAGGCCGGCGGGACCCAGAGCACGGTCGACGGGGTCCCCTTCCGGGTGGACCGGGACAACGCGCTGCCGTTCGCGGTCGGGCGGGACGAGGCCACCACCGTACGGATCCGGGAGCTGCTCCGGGGCGCCTGA
- a CDS encoding DUF7196 family protein gives MACNCGRAGRSTLVYRLTLPNGVTRQYPTRQEADAANKRAGGHGSITAVRQ, from the coding sequence ATGGCATGCAACTGCGGACGCGCCGGCCGGTCCACGCTCGTCTACCGGCTGACCCTCCCCAACGGGGTCACGCGCCAGTACCCCACGCGGCAGGAGGCCGACGCCGCCAACAAGAGGGCGGGCGGGCACGGTTCCATCACGGCGGTCCGCCAGTAG